From a region of the Gossypium raimondii isolate GPD5lz chromosome 10, ASM2569854v1, whole genome shotgun sequence genome:
- the LOC128034114 gene encoding protein MAIN-LIKE 1-like → MDGGKIEMGWLRDTFLDPDDDSTEVERIRYAWAYILQIIGGYLMPDLSRSRVHLRWLLKLVDFRAAGELSWGSAALATLYREMCGATLPTKVKIRRCLSLLQSWAWFRFPFLRPRVDHPYTFPLITRWNHPASYARLPTSLEDIRLLLDQQSKAQFQWTPYEDPTIQTVIPDEFLQNPNAWHAKVALISYATVEMHQSDRVLRQFGCRQPIPVALEVFDDHNKIDL, encoded by the exons atggacggaggtaagatcgagatgggctggttacgagacacattcttggatccggatgatgattcaaccgaagtagaaagaatccgatatgcttgggcatacattcttcagataattggaggttatctgatgccagacttgtcacggagccgcgtacatctaagatggctgctgaaactcgttgattttagagcagctggtgaattgagttgggggtctgctGCCTTGGcgacattatatcgggagatgtgcggggcgacgctaCCGACTAAAGTAAAAATCAGACGTTGcttgtcactactgcagtcatgggcatggtttcgctttccatttctacgtcctcgtgtggaccacccatatacattcccactcataacgag gtggaatcatccggcaagttatgctcgattacctacctctcttgaagatatacggcttctattagaccaacagtcgaaagcacaa tttcaatggacaccatacgaggatccgacaattcagacagtaattccggatgagttcttacaaaatccaaacgcttggcaCGCGAAAGTCGCGTTGATCAGCTATgcgaccgtggagatgcaccaaTCAGACAGAGTGTTACGGcaatttggatgtagacaaccgattcctgtGGCACTTGAGGTGTTTGATGATCACAACAAAATCGACCTATGA
- the LOC105778160 gene encoding CASP-like protein 1E1 — MESESNNKVSNGLDGSTGAESMARRGNTCELILRVVALALTVAAAIVLGVDKQTKVVPIQIAPTLPTVNIAAQAKWHYLSALVYAVVANIIASIYAAISIVIMLGSRKGKSSTRLGQMVGVVDLLMVGLLFSANGAALAIGLMGYKGNSHVRWNKVCNVFDKFCDQVAVSILLSLLAALAFTASVAITLLKFHKRFASKS; from the exons ATGGAGAGCGAAAGCAACAACAAAGTGAGCAATGGTTTGGATGGCAGCACAGGGGCAGAGAGCATGGCGAGAAGAGGGAATACGTGTGAGTTGATCCTGAGGGTTGTGGCTTTGGCGCTGACTGTTGCGGCAGCCATTGTTCTTGGTGTGGATAAACAGACTAAGGTGGTTCCAATTCAGATAGCCCCAACTTTGCCTACCGTCAATATTGCTGCCCAAGCTAAGTGGCATTATTTGTCAGCTCTGGT GTACGCAGTGGTAGCAAATATAATAGCAAGCATATATGCAGCAATTTCAATAGTAATCATGTTGGGATCCAGAAAAGGAAAGTCGAGCACAAGATTGGGTCAAATGGTGGGAGTGGTGGACCTTTTAATGGTGGGATTGCTATTTTCGGCCAACGGTGCCGCCTTAGCCATCGGGCTGATGGGGTACAAAGGCAACTCTCACGTTCGGTGGAACAAAGTTTGCAATGTGTTCGACAAATTTTGTGACCAAGTCGCTGTTtccattcttctttctttacttGCTGCCTTGGCTTTTACTGCTTCGGTAGCCATTACTCTTCTTAAGTTCCATAAGAGATTTGCATCTAAATCGTga